From one Aquicella siphonis genomic stretch:
- the egtB gene encoding ergothioneine biosynthesis protein EgtB yields MLESRDECIDLQDDRAVKQQLIHSYQKVRDRTTAICQPLAVEDYVIQSMEDVSPPKWHLAHTTWFFETFLLLPHLPEYSAFDPMFQMLFNSYYQSLGNPYPRMRRGLLSRPTVEEVYRYRQHVDECLCTWLDDLPETRMKKVEDLLVMGMHHEQQHQELLLMDIKYNFSIHPAYPAYIQNTKTTASKQSAPMSLHSVEGGIFEMGYGGRQFCFDNELPRHQVILKPYLFASRLVTNREFLEFIHAGGYQCADHWLSDGWDCVQKFRWDSPLYWRKINAEWFEFTLTGLQRLHPDEPVSHVSYYEADAYARWRNLRLPSEAEWEHYANLHGLTPGNGNFLETGRYHPAACGENHKQQLFGDLWEWTSSAYSPYPGYKPAKGALGEYNGKFMSNQYVLRGGCCVTPRTHIRESYRNFFQPDKRWQFSGIRLADDA; encoded by the coding sequence TTGCTAGAATCAAGAGATGAATGCATTGACCTGCAGGATGACAGGGCTGTGAAACAACAACTGATACACTCGTATCAAAAGGTGCGTGACAGGACTACAGCCATCTGCCAGCCGCTGGCGGTGGAAGACTATGTTATCCAGAGCATGGAAGATGTCAGCCCGCCTAAATGGCATCTCGCGCATACCACGTGGTTTTTTGAAACCTTCCTGTTATTGCCGCATTTGCCCGAGTATTCTGCTTTTGACCCCATGTTTCAGATGTTATTCAATTCTTACTATCAGTCTCTCGGGAACCCTTATCCACGTATGCGGCGCGGCTTGTTGTCGCGGCCGACAGTGGAAGAAGTGTATCGTTACCGGCAGCATGTGGATGAGTGCTTGTGCACCTGGCTTGATGACTTGCCGGAAACCCGGATGAAAAAAGTCGAAGATTTGCTTGTCATGGGCATGCATCATGAACAGCAGCACCAGGAGTTGCTGCTCATGGATATCAAATATAATTTCTCGATTCATCCTGCTTATCCAGCCTATATTCAGAACACTAAAACCACGGCAAGTAAACAATCTGCTCCCATGTCATTGCACTCGGTTGAAGGCGGCATTTTTGAAATGGGATACGGGGGCAGACAATTTTGTTTTGATAATGAATTGCCTCGTCATCAAGTAATACTGAAACCTTATCTTTTCGCTTCGCGTCTGGTGACAAACAGGGAGTTTCTTGAGTTTATCCATGCCGGCGGTTACCAATGTGCGGATCACTGGCTGTCGGATGGCTGGGATTGCGTGCAAAAATTCCGCTGGGACTCGCCGTTATACTGGCGCAAGATTAATGCCGAATGGTTTGAATTCACGCTGACGGGATTGCAGAGACTCCATCCCGACGAACCCGTGTCTCACGTCAGCTATTATGAAGCAGATGCCTATGCGCGATGGCGGAATTTGCGTCTGCCATCGGAGGCGGAGTGGGAGCATTATGCGAATTTGCACGGGTTAACACCTGGTAACGGGAATTTTCTTGAGACCGGGCGGTATCATCCCGCTGCATGCGGGGAAAATCACAAACAGCAGTTATTCGGAGACTTATGGGAGTGGACTTCGAGCGCGTATTCTCCTTATCCAGGATATAAACCTGCCAAGGGCGCACTGGGCGAATACAACGGAAAGTTCATGAGCAATCAATATGTACTGCGCGGCGGATGCTGTGTAACGCCCCGGACACATATTCGTGAGAGTTATCGCAATTTTTTTCAGCCTGACAAACGCTGGCAATTCAGCGGCATTCGTCTGGCTGATGATGCCTGA
- the egtD gene encoding L-histidine N(alpha)-methyltransferase, which produces MARVIDIASEHAFDSRDTEKSEFAEELLDGFTRPRKMIKSKYFYDEQGSELFNQITRHPDYYLTRCEIEILSTYKKQMAELFDSSPFNLVELGPGEGIKAEILTDEFLKAKLNFTYIPVDISMPYLKSIVRESNLRTRGLELMPIHADFFRGLEWLRSHSSRRSLVLFLGSSIGNFDPAETLEFLRHLSASLKRDDYVLLGFDLRKDIDILMRAYNDSDGITRDFNLNLLRRINHELGADFDLGKFRHYATYNVYSGAMESYLVSLEEQTVSIEATGHSFVFDAIEPIHVEYSHKYLLSQVNELAQQSGFEVVRNFMDSRKFFVDALWRMKT; this is translated from the coding sequence ATGGCCAGAGTGATCGATATTGCAAGTGAACACGCTTTCGATTCCCGGGATACCGAAAAGTCTGAATTTGCAGAAGAACTGCTGGACGGATTCACCAGACCGCGCAAGATGATAAAATCAAAATATTTCTATGATGAGCAGGGAAGCGAACTTTTCAATCAAATAACCCGTCATCCTGATTATTATCTGACACGCTGTGAAATCGAAATTCTCTCGACTTATAAAAAGCAGATGGCCGAATTATTTGACTCTTCCCCATTTAATCTGGTGGAGCTGGGTCCGGGAGAAGGGATCAAGGCTGAAATCCTGACGGATGAATTTTTAAAGGCAAAGCTGAATTTTACCTATATCCCCGTTGATATATCCATGCCATATCTTAAGTCGATTGTGCGCGAATCCAATCTGCGTACCCGCGGGCTTGAATTAATGCCCATACACGCGGATTTTTTCCGCGGACTGGAATGGCTGCGCAGCCATTCCAGTCGCCGCAGTCTGGTCTTGTTTCTGGGATCCAGCATAGGAAACTTTGATCCGGCTGAAACATTGGAATTTCTTCGTCATCTCTCCGCCTCGCTCAAAAGAGATGATTATGTTTTGCTGGGATTTGACTTGCGCAAGGACATTGACATCCTGATGCGAGCCTATAATGATAGCGACGGCATTACGCGTGATTTTAATCTGAACCTTCTCAGGCGCATTAACCATGAACTGGGGGCAGATTTTGATCTGGGAAAATTCCGGCATTACGCGACATATAATGTATATAGCGGGGCGATGGAAAGCTACCTGGTCAGTCTTGAAGAGCAGACTGTTTCAATCGAGGCAACCGGGCATTCGTTTGTCTTCGACGCCATCGAACCCATACACGTTGAGTATTCCCATAAATACCTGCTCTCACAAGTCAATGAACTGGCGCAACAGTCGGGATTTGAAGTGGTCCGGAATTTCATGGATTCAAGAAAGTTTTTCGTCGATGCCTTGTGGCGGATGAAAACCTAA
- the trhO gene encoding oxygen-dependent tRNA uridine(34) hydroxylase TrhO yields MCSKFAQIIKINLPSMQILNIAGYKFIELNNLESLRTSLLEHCCALKGTILLSHEGINISLAGSADAVCAFQARLKSDARFKDIRFHQSVSSAIPFKHLKVKIKKEIITLRQPEADPRALRAPVITPAEFRQWMDENRDFTLLDTRNDYEIRFGTFTGAVDLGIADFSEFPSAAASIGRNKPVVMFCTGGIRCEKAALHLLSQGYQEVYQLEGGILGYFKQIGGAHYEGECFVFDERISVNSCLQHTGTLQCQVCQGPVTREQQILPGYIPDISCPSCTRASQRT; encoded by the coding sequence ATGTGCAGTAAATTTGCACAAATCATAAAAATCAATTTACCGAGTATGCAAATCCTCAACATTGCCGGATACAAATTTATCGAGTTGAATAACCTTGAGTCGTTACGCACCTCTTTGCTGGAACACTGTTGCGCACTCAAGGGAACTATACTGCTCAGCCACGAAGGCATCAACATCAGCCTTGCCGGATCTGCTGACGCAGTCTGCGCGTTTCAGGCACGATTGAAATCGGACGCGCGATTCAAGGATATCCGCTTCCATCAAAGCGTGTCCTCAGCGATACCCTTTAAGCATTTAAAAGTAAAGATTAAAAAAGAAATCATCACGCTGCGCCAGCCCGAGGCAGATCCCCGCGCACTTAGGGCGCCCGTCATCACACCGGCCGAATTCAGGCAATGGATGGATGAAAATCGCGATTTCACTCTGCTGGATACGCGCAACGATTATGAAATCCGTTTTGGCACTTTCACCGGAGCGGTCGATCTCGGTATCGCGGATTTCAGTGAGTTTCCTTCCGCTGCTGCCTCAATCGGGCGAAACAAGCCTGTTGTCATGTTTTGCACGGGCGGCATCCGCTGTGAAAAGGCCGCATTGCATTTATTAAGCCAGGGATATCAGGAAGTCTATCAGCTTGAAGGCGGAATCCTGGGCTATTTCAAACAAATAGGCGGCGCGCATTATGAAGGCGAATGTTTTGTGTTTGATGAAAGAATTTCTGTCAACAGCTGCCTTCAACACACTGGAACCCTGCAATGCCAGGTCTGCCAGGGACCCGTTACCAGAGAACAGCAAATCCTGCCTGGCTATATACCGGATATTTCCTGCCCCTCTTGCACACGCGCCAGCCAACGCACCTAA
- a CDS encoding Na+/H+ antiporter, with translation MNFIEASIFILFVAIISVPLSIRLRLPMEVFLFIGSCMISLLPGLPDITFNPIIVFELFLPPILFSAAYFTDWREFKFNLRPITQLAFGLVLFTTVSIACVARFFLPGFTWAEAFLLGSIVAPTDAAAATSIIKKIGVPRRFIVILEGESLINDATALILYRFSLGAVLYGAFSLPEAIETFFIMSIGGAAIGLIIALSAIIIVKQLKEIRAETTFTFITAFTSYLLAEHLGCSGVISTVVCGIYFGIRFPEIASSHTRVNAKASWSTLMFIINGFVFTLIGFELSHVLKSLKAYSFAELFSYGLMVSLTVIVLRLLWIYPSAAIPRLIFPSLARKDPQPAWQFLFALGWTGMRGIVSLAAVLAIPRRLPSGQAFPNMDMLVFLTYCVIVTTLIAPAITLSPLIRWLRLNDGDNKLHEEAVARVRALEEVIRRIEEIKVRENIPDNVFQEFRAQIERKLKIVQTQLEDNPYSLLSNDYFAYKKLALAALAAERETLIWLRRKGEIHDEVFHRLLDELDLEDVRAKSLRV, from the coding sequence GTGAATTTTATTGAAGCATCAATCTTTATCCTGTTTGTAGCGATTATTTCCGTCCCGCTCTCTATACGGCTGCGTCTGCCTATGGAAGTCTTTCTTTTTATAGGCAGTTGTATGATCAGCCTTCTTCCGGGGCTGCCGGATATTACTTTCAACCCCATTATCGTATTTGAACTCTTTTTACCTCCCATTCTGTTTTCAGCGGCTTATTTTACAGACTGGCGTGAGTTCAAATTCAATCTGCGTCCGATTACTCAACTGGCATTTGGGCTGGTGTTATTCACGACGGTGAGTATTGCCTGTGTCGCCAGATTTTTTTTGCCGGGGTTTACCTGGGCGGAAGCGTTTCTTCTGGGAAGTATTGTCGCGCCAACGGACGCAGCCGCTGCCACTTCTATCATCAAGAAAATCGGCGTGCCGCGCCGATTCATTGTGATTCTTGAAGGCGAGAGCCTGATCAATGACGCCACCGCGCTTATCCTGTATCGGTTCAGTCTGGGCGCTGTGCTGTATGGTGCATTTTCCCTGCCCGAGGCGATAGAAACCTTTTTTATCATGTCCATAGGCGGCGCAGCCATAGGATTAATCATTGCCCTGAGCGCGATCATCATTGTGAAGCAGCTGAAAGAAATTCGAGCTGAAACGACCTTCACTTTCATCACTGCCTTCACGTCTTATCTGCTCGCTGAGCATCTGGGCTGTTCAGGGGTGATTTCCACAGTAGTGTGCGGTATTTACTTTGGCATCCGTTTTCCCGAAATTGCTTCTTCTCATACGCGCGTGAATGCAAAAGCGAGCTGGAGCACGCTGATGTTCATCATCAATGGATTTGTCTTTACCCTCATCGGATTTGAACTGTCGCATGTCTTGAAGAGCCTGAAAGCCTATTCATTTGCGGAATTGTTCAGTTATGGATTAATGGTGAGCCTTACTGTGATTGTTCTGCGTCTGCTATGGATTTATCCCTCTGCTGCCATTCCGCGCCTGATTTTTCCTTCGCTTGCGCGTAAAGATCCCCAGCCTGCCTGGCAATTCTTATTTGCCCTGGGATGGACGGGAATGAGAGGCATCGTTTCACTGGCTGCCGTTCTCGCCATTCCGCGCCGGCTTCCGTCTGGCCAGGCTTTTCCCAACATGGATATGCTGGTATTTCTGACTTATTGTGTGATTGTGACAACGTTGATCGCTCCCGCCATTACCCTGTCTCCGCTGATACGCTGGCTGCGTTTAAACGACGGAGACAATAAATTACATGAAGAGGCTGTTGCGCGGGTGCGGGCGCTGGAAGAAGTAATTCGCAGAATAGAAGAGATCAAGGTCAGGGAAAACATACCTGATAATGTTTTTCAAGAATTTCGCGCGCAAATCGAGCGCAAACTCAAGATAGTGCAGACTCAGCTTGAAGATAATCCGTATTCACTGCTTTCCAATGATTATTTTGCCTATAAGAAGCTGGCATTGGCGGCGCTCGCGGCCGAAAGAGAAACACTGATCTGGCTGCGCAGAAAAGGTGAAATCCACGATGAGGTCTTTCATCGTCTGCTGGACGAACTGGATCTGGAAGATGTCAGGGCGAAAAGCTTGCGGGTATGA
- a CDS encoding M23 family metallopeptidase, with product MINILRLMVIFCALLNSLAAISPAHAQIQALSISTLNSPMPVPTSDGQLLVYELHFFNSGSVPLRIDRIEIRGDDKHLLKAYAGSRLIKNSFMYEAKKLAQANVLELKRNMGAFVYVWLPLLKTQAAPGRLSHKIWVVSTNSDQSLATTDVIAYDLSVNPENPPVLGPPLTGNHWVAAAAISPDSYHRRSILPIDGQFYLAQRYAIDWEQMCPDGKAVHGDMHDNLNWSAFGQPVLAVADGVITKKRDSIKNNNIPPSLPSPPPGLIDTPGNYVILKVSQNGKNYYVLYAHLQPGSIRVKAGDKVKQGQVIGNLGNTGNSSAPHLHMHVTTGNDPLKSDGVPFVFEKMILQGKAKTIDDDYGLWLPPSGPDKTIEAVIPSANQVIHFSDTAQTKCPD from the coding sequence ATGATAAACATACTTAGATTGATGGTAATTTTCTGCGCTCTACTAAACAGCCTGGCAGCCATCAGCCCCGCCCACGCCCAGATACAGGCTCTTTCCATTTCCACCCTGAATTCGCCTATGCCCGTACCAACCAGTGACGGGCAGCTGCTGGTATATGAATTGCATTTTTTCAATTCCGGCAGCGTTCCGCTGCGCATAGACCGTATCGAAATCCGCGGCGATGACAAGCATCTGTTAAAAGCCTACGCCGGAAGCAGACTGATAAAAAACAGTTTCATGTATGAAGCGAAAAAACTCGCTCAAGCCAACGTACTGGAACTCAAAAGAAACATGGGAGCATTTGTTTATGTGTGGCTCCCCCTGCTCAAGACACAAGCCGCTCCCGGCCGGTTAAGCCACAAGATATGGGTTGTCAGCACGAATTCCGATCAGAGCCTGGCAACGACTGATGTTATTGCTTATGATCTGTCAGTTAATCCGGAAAATCCGCCGGTGTTAGGTCCTCCATTAACAGGAAATCACTGGGTGGCTGCCGCGGCAATTTCGCCGGATTCGTATCATCGCCGCTCCATATTGCCCATAGACGGACAGTTCTATCTTGCACAGCGCTACGCCATAGACTGGGAACAAATGTGCCCTGACGGCAAGGCCGTCCATGGCGACATGCATGACAATCTCAACTGGAGCGCATTCGGACAACCCGTTCTGGCCGTTGCAGATGGTGTCATCACTAAAAAACGGGACAGCATCAAGAATAACAATATACCGCCCAGCCTGCCTTCACCGCCGCCCGGACTAATTGATACGCCGGGAAATTATGTCATCCTGAAAGTCAGTCAGAATGGCAAAAATTATTACGTGTTATACGCACACCTGCAGCCAGGTTCCATTCGCGTAAAGGCCGGGGATAAGGTAAAACAGGGACAAGTCATAGGAAACCTGGGAAATACCGGCAATTCATCCGCGCCGCATTTGCACATGCATGTCACCACTGGCAACGACCCCCTCAAATCAGACGGGGTTCCCTTTGTATTTGAAAAAATGATCCTGCAGGGAAAAGCTAAAACCATTGATGATGATTACGGACTCTGGCTGCCGCCTTCCGGCCCGGACAAAACAATTGAAGCAGTAATTCCCTCAGCCAATCAAGTAATTCACTTTAGTGATACCGCGCAGACAAAGTGTCCGGACTAA
- a CDS encoding entericidin A/B family lipoprotein, whose translation MLALNRLKLTKHTLTLLFAVTALLSGCNTVQGVGKDLQQGGAALQQAADEHS comes from the coding sequence ATGTTGGCATTAAACCGGTTAAAACTTACCAAACATACGTTGACACTCTTATTCGCCGTCACAGCCTTGTTAAGCGGCTGCAACACAGTACAAGGAGTAGGCAAGGATCTGCAGCAAGGCGGCGCGGCGTTACAGCAGGCAGCTGACGAGCACAGCTAA
- a CDS encoding DUF2157 domain-containing protein, protein MSTTPSPKESSILIIFNYVGGALIFLGIAYFIVDNWNILNNFTRVFSTLGAAMAAYIVGLLFHLSHKYEAASAAFFMIAGLVMPIGLQVTFNIYGKSVTPEVVNMMITGLCLLVFLASLKWMPRTLFLLFSIIFASLFYFSLIDFIVSRSLYFDFDIFNYEIMALGFSYLFLGYYLDRRHRHILVGPLYFFGVLCVLSASLYFGSYIVSGETSVLWKAITAILIILTFMFSVPLRSKSFLYLGAVFLVLYVCDISDNFIRIFGELGWPLILILMGLLLMSVGYMVFFIHRKINRIKLD, encoded by the coding sequence ATGAGCACCACCCCGTCACCCAAAGAAAGTTCCATCCTGATCATTTTCAATTATGTCGGCGGCGCGCTCATTTTCCTAGGCATAGCCTATTTCATTGTAGACAACTGGAATATCCTGAATAACTTTACGCGTGTTTTTTCAACTTTGGGCGCCGCCATGGCCGCCTATATTGTCGGACTACTGTTTCATCTTTCTCATAAATATGAAGCAGCCAGCGCTGCATTCTTCATGATCGCCGGACTGGTGATGCCTATTGGTTTGCAAGTCACTTTTAATATCTATGGCAAATCAGTCACTCCTGAAGTGGTTAACATGATGATCACAGGATTATGCCTGCTGGTATTTCTTGCTTCCCTGAAATGGATGCCGCGCACGCTCTTTTTACTGTTTAGTATTATTTTCGCTTCTTTATTTTATTTCAGCCTCATCGATTTCATTGTGTCACGCTCTCTTTATTTTGATTTCGACATCTTTAATTATGAAATCATGGCGCTGGGCTTCAGTTATCTCTTTCTTGGCTATTATCTCGACCGGAGGCACCGCCATATACTCGTGGGTCCGCTGTACTTCTTTGGTGTGCTTTGCGTGTTATCCGCCAGTCTCTATTTCGGCAGTTATATCGTATCAGGGGAAACAAGTGTCTTATGGAAAGCGATCACCGCCATTCTGATCATATTGACTTTCATGTTCTCCGTGCCGTTGCGAAGCAAATCATTTCTCTATCTGGGCGCGGTGTTTCTGGTCTTGTATGTTTGCGACATTTCTGACAATTTTATCCGCATCTTTGGCGAACTGGGATGGCCGCTCATTCTCATTCTGATGGGGCTTTTACTAATGAGCGTCGGTTATATGGTTTTCTTCATTCACAGAAAGATTAACCGCATCAAACTGGATTAA
- a CDS encoding DUF2269 family protein — MLYVWLKFIHVLSSTVLFGTGIGTACNLFIAHRTRDISLIAAASRYVVIADWLFTGTSGVIQPLSGFAMIYVAGYPLASLWILGSITGYVIAACCWFPVVYLQIRMRDMAVRALKDNTPLPPLYYRYFNYWFILGWPAFISLIVVFYLMTAKPL; from the coding sequence ATGCTGTATGTATGGCTTAAATTTATCCATGTCTTGAGTTCAACCGTTCTTTTCGGAACCGGTATAGGCACCGCTTGCAACTTGTTTATCGCGCACCGTACACGTGATATTTCCCTCATCGCCGCTGCTTCCCGTTATGTTGTCATCGCTGACTGGCTGTTTACGGGAACTTCCGGCGTCATTCAGCCGCTGAGCGGATTTGCCATGATTTATGTCGCGGGTTATCCGCTGGCATCCCTCTGGATACTGGGTTCCATTACGGGATATGTCATTGCGGCTTGCTGCTGGTTTCCCGTGGTGTATTTGCAAATCCGGATGCGCGATATGGCTGTCAGGGCGCTTAAGGATAATACGCCGCTTCCGCCTTTGTATTATCGATACTTCAACTATTGGTTTATCCTCGGATGGCCTGCTTTTATCAGTTTGATCGTCGTGTTTTACCTGATGACAGCCAAGCCGCTTTAA
- a CDS encoding C40 family peptidase codes for MFTVKRFFIRSALLSILASHALANEELISVFPLERYDQSVARWVKPGNADYDSPLLSAETQRKRMEIYENHWFGAQSPWNEAYVTKILRQAAPDDLKSTELELIKMFGNQGKSDEQRGYAENFRPHTQEWIENISDNIQPARLDNLSYQTDRRAIAVDNLHARVLPTEDVHFYSHQLAGQGYPFDNLQMSALWAGTPLYVAAETKDHAWSLVITPDYIAWVKSNGIARTDDSFINTWCAAAKRHLAAITRTRASVRDTNGQYHFSAYVGSVFPASDTPAGIKIMVAAADADRRAVIKHAVLEQGDAAMMPLAASPRHFAQIMRTMINRPYGWGSMYFYNDCSAELKSLFTPFGIWLPRHSSAQVTEGKMVDMSGVSPEQRLSYLMANGKKFLTLIYIGGHVILYIGSFSDPNSGNQNVMAMTYQNIWGLSPSPATRRAVIGESVVFPLLQRYPEDLSLVPLTAKKYFQVSYLDQWPLDSASQRTSRVNLKDLMHPEERMK; via the coding sequence ATGTTTACTGTAAAAAGATTTTTTATCCGGTCAGCGTTATTATCCATTCTCGCTTCCCATGCCTTGGCGAATGAAGAATTGATCAGCGTTTTTCCGCTTGAGCGCTATGATCAATCCGTCGCCCGCTGGGTCAAGCCCGGAAATGCGGATTATGACTCGCCATTGTTGAGTGCTGAAACACAGCGAAAGCGCATGGAGATTTATGAAAATCATTGGTTCGGCGCGCAATCGCCATGGAATGAAGCCTATGTTACGAAGATATTGCGGCAGGCGGCGCCTGACGATCTGAAATCCACCGAACTGGAATTGATCAAGATGTTTGGCAACCAGGGCAAATCCGATGAGCAGCGAGGTTACGCTGAAAATTTTCGTCCTCATACACAGGAATGGATTGAGAATATTTCTGATAATATCCAGCCAGCGCGGTTAGACAATCTGAGTTATCAGACGGACAGGCGCGCGATTGCCGTTGATAATTTACACGCGCGCGTGCTGCCTACGGAAGACGTTCATTTTTATAGCCATCAACTTGCGGGACAGGGTTATCCGTTCGATAACTTGCAAATGTCTGCGCTATGGGCGGGTACGCCATTATATGTGGCGGCTGAAACAAAAGACCATGCCTGGTCATTGGTAATCACACCGGATTACATTGCCTGGGTAAAGAGTAATGGTATCGCAAGAACGGATGATTCGTTTATCAACACCTGGTGCGCCGCAGCAAAGAGACATCTGGCGGCTATTACCCGGACCCGGGCGAGCGTCAGGGATACAAACGGACAGTATCACTTTTCTGCCTATGTGGGATCTGTTTTTCCTGCGAGCGATACGCCGGCGGGGATAAAAATCATGGTGGCGGCGGCGGACGCAGACCGCCGCGCGGTCATCAAGCACGCCGTCCTTGAACAAGGTGATGCGGCCATGATGCCGCTCGCGGCTTCGCCTCGGCACTTTGCGCAAATCATGCGGACCATGATTAATCGTCCTTACGGGTGGGGAAGCATGTATTTTTATAACGATTGCTCCGCTGAACTCAAGAGCTTGTTCACGCCTTTTGGCATCTGGCTGCCAAGGCATTCTTCCGCGCAAGTGACCGAAGGGAAAATGGTGGATATGTCAGGTGTTTCGCCCGAGCAGCGTCTTTCGTATCTGATGGCCAATGGGAAAAAGTTTCTTACGCTTATCTATATAGGCGGACATGTTATTTTATATATTGGCAGTTTTTCCGATCCTAACAGCGGCAATCAGAACGTGATGGCCATGACTTATCAGAATATCTGGGGATTAAGTCCCAGCCCGGCAACCAGGCGTGCTGTCATTGGTGAGTCAGTCGTGTTTCCTCTATTGCAGCGATATCCTGAAGATTTGAGTCTTGTGCCTTTGACCGCCAAAAAATATTTTCAAGTGTCTTATCTGGATCAATGGCCGCTTGATTCCGCGTCGCAAAGAACCAGCCGTGTAAATTTGAAAGACTTGATGCATCCGGAAGAGAGGATGAAATAA
- a CDS encoding thaumatin family protein, whose protein sequence is MKNNILFCLLAAATGMLYSMNANADSSLFFGIQPTSVTVSYGATAQQFNLQFYIVNNASQPQTLTNFKLTPQNPPSNNPVTVNGFTNTCNGLIPAQGPNGVCNVFVQITARGNQPSQSAINPINYQFSLQYGARSITLSSNTFPVNFATGSQSSTLSRTFTFVNNCSYPVWFGIASGATDSIHPDPSTSPLDLKSCLSDSDCYPGSQCVQVQSTPTVLKHCFWINPSPSNGNYQLPASAGTNSLTIPVYDNGIDTIWSGGIAARTNCTDSGCDTGDCGGGTGACPISQGFSAPVSTAEFTLLNKNPVVYSNTPSNNTDVDTYDVTVINGVTVPVSMTPDNGTWGGANNPYVCGTPGRLTAQSPLGACTWNFTPPSNDYVWVKYVSSPTACNSNIDCTSPDVCGLSYNPSAAAGSQITKTCGAFLGYWTADAVCAKDPQHNAAPFTCTTPVQGSLTFADLFGCSTGALNQSCYSAGAISTCCGCVNWETLGVTVPSSPITQACNAVNPVWTTNSQPTLLWLKNSCPTAYSYPYDDASSTFTCQVLNAQNVNTTNYTVTFCPTV, encoded by the coding sequence ATGAAAAACAATATACTGTTCTGCCTGCTGGCCGCCGCAACGGGAATGCTTTATTCAATGAACGCGAATGCGGATTCCAGCCTGTTCTTCGGGATACAGCCCACCAGCGTGACGGTCAGCTACGGAGCGACAGCGCAGCAATTCAACCTGCAGTTTTATATCGTCAACAACGCTTCGCAACCCCAGACACTGACCAATTTCAAATTGACCCCGCAGAATCCCCCCTCCAATAATCCGGTCACCGTGAATGGTTTCACCAATACCTGTAACGGACTGATCCCGGCGCAAGGACCGAATGGTGTGTGCAATGTGTTTGTCCAGATCACTGCGCGAGGCAACCAGCCCTCCCAAAGCGCCATCAATCCCATTAATTACCAATTCAGCCTGCAATACGGCGCGCGCAGCATTACGCTTTCATCTAACACTTTCCCCGTGAACTTCGCGACCGGATCACAGAGCTCAACCCTGTCACGGACGTTTACATTCGTCAACAACTGTTCTTACCCGGTATGGTTTGGCATCGCTTCCGGCGCGACGGACAGTATCCACCCGGATCCCTCCACCTCTCCGCTAGACTTGAAAAGCTGCCTGTCTGATTCAGATTGCTATCCTGGTTCTCAATGCGTACAAGTGCAGTCGACTCCTACGGTGTTAAAACACTGTTTCTGGATTAATCCCTCCCCGAGCAATGGCAATTATCAGCTCCCCGCCAGTGCCGGAACCAATTCGCTGACCATACCCGTTTACGATAACGGCATAGACACTATCTGGAGCGGCGGCATCGCAGCCCGCACCAATTGCACCGACAGCGGATGCGACACCGGTGATTGCGGCGGCGGAACCGGTGCGTGCCCGATCAGCCAGGGATTTTCCGCTCCGGTTTCAACCGCGGAATTCACCTTGCTGAACAAAAACCCTGTGGTTTACTCTAATACGCCCAGCAATAACACGGATGTCGACACATACGATGTCACCGTCATTAATGGCGTGACCGTCCCTGTCAGCATGACTCCTGACAACGGCACCTGGGGCGGCGCAAACAACCCGTACGTCTGCGGCACACCAGGACGTCTGACCGCGCAGTCCCCTCTGGGCGCCTGCACCTGGAATTTCACCCCTCCCTCAAATGATTATGTCTGGGTGAAATATGTCAGCAGCCCCACAGCCTGCAACTCCAATATAGACTGTACTTCACCTGATGTCTGTGGCTTGAGTTATAATCCTTCCGCGGCTGCCGGGTCCCAGATCACTAAAACCTGCGGCGCATTTTTAGGTTACTGGACCGCGGATGCGGTATGCGCGAAAGATCCGCAGCATAACGCTGCGCCTTTTACCTGCACCACGCCTGTTCAGGGCTCGCTGACATTCGCAGACTTGTTCGGCTGTTCAACCGGCGCATTAAACCAGTCTTGCTACTCAGCCGGCGCGATCAGCACTTGCTGCGGGTGCGTCAACTGGGAAACACTGGGCGTCACTGTGCCCTCCTCACCCATTACACAAGCGTGCAATGCGGTTAATCCAGTCTGGACAACCAATTCCCAACCCACGTTATTATGGCTAAAGAACTCGTGCCCCACTGCCTACTCTTATCCATATGATGATGCCAGCAGCACATTCACCTGCCAGGTCTTGAATGCACAGAATGTAAATACGACAAATTACACGGTTACTTTCTGTCCTACCGTGTAA